The segment TCATACTGCAACCATCCTTATTTCTTACCAGAAGAAGTATCGATAATAACTTCCGTCAACCTCTACTCTGAGAACCACCATGTATATGAGCTACAAGGCAACAATCGAAATCCGAACCCCAAGTCCCAACAGAGCAAGGAGCATCTGCACTGTTCCTATGGCTGCTGCTTGGGGTCACGGTATCCAGCATCCACCAggaccttctccttcttggcgaGCTCAATGTCGTGATCAACCATCATCTCCACGAGCTGCTGGAACCCAACCTTGGGCTTCCATTTGAGCACCTTCCTGGCCTTGGTGGAGTCCCCCTTGAGGCTGTCGACCTCTGCTGGCCGGAAGTACTTCTTGTCAATGACCACATGATCCTTCCAGTTGAGCCCGGCGTAGCCGAAGGCAGCCTGCAAGAACTCCTCGACGGTGTGGGACTCCTCAGTGGCGACGACGTAATCGGCCGGCTGATCCTGCTGCAGCATGAGCCACATTGCCTCGACGTAGTCCCCCGCGAAACCCCAGTCCCTGGCCGCCGAGAGGTTGCCGAGGAAGACCTTGGTCTGCAGGCCGACCTTGATGCGGCCGACGGCGCGCGTGATCTTGCGCGTGACGAAGTTCTCGCCGCGGCGCGGGGACTCGTGGTTGAAGAGCACGCCGTTGCAGGCGAAGATGCCGTAGGCCTCGCGGTAGTTGACGGTGTACCAGTGCGCGGCGACCTTGGCGGCGGCGTAGGGGGAGCGCGGGTGGAAGGGCGTGTCCTCGctctgcggcggcggcgtggagcCGAACATCTCCGAGGAGCCCGCCTGGTAGTAGCGGATGGGCTTGCGCGACAGGCGGACGGCCTCGAGGAGGCGGAGCGCCCCCGTGGCGGTGACGTCGGCGGTGTAGTCGGGGACCTCGAAGGAGACGGCGACGTGTGACTGCGCGGCGAGGTTGTAGACCTCGTCGGGGGCGATGGCGTCGAGCGCGCGGCGGAGGGACGAGGAGTCGGAGAGGTCGGCGTAGTGGAGCCGCATCGGGGGACGCGGCGACGACGGCACCGCGTGCGGGTCGTGGTAGATGTGGTCCAGCCGCTGCGTGTTGAAGTTGGAGGAGCGGCGGATGAGGCCGTGCACCTCGTACCCCTTGGACAGGAGCAGCTCCGTCAGGTAGCTCCCGTCCTGCCCCGTGATGCCCGTGATCAGCGCCACCTTCCGCGCCGGCGCGAGGGACCGCGGCACCGGGGCGGtctcgccgtcgccggcggcaGTGGCAGTGGCGGCCGCGCCGTTGGAATGAGCCATTTGGGGATTGCCTCAGGTCGGCGGTCAGATCTGCGGGGGTGGGGGAAGGGAAGCAAATTTGGGGGGAAGAAAGCAGGGGAGGCAGGGAGTATTTGTAGGGCCCGCCTGCAGAGCCGATGCACCGGGGTCTGGTCCACCAGTCAAGTGTGCGTGTATACTTGCCAAATGAGCAAACCGAAACATTTCTCTTTTCCTTTTGCGGACTTTGTGTGAACAAAAATATCGGTGGCTGTATATCTCCACTCCATCCCTTTGGCTCCGTGAATGTACTAAGATTTTTtgaaccaaggataaaaatacaaaatttaagGGAAAAAAATGCATGATGCACTTATGAGTGTCACatgtttagagcatctccaagactctcttttttttaaaaaaaaaactactctctaaataaaatcaTTATTTAGAGTCATTTGAATACAAAATATTATCTATATCTTTTCACtcttctacaacttttctatatctTGTGCGCGCATTGTTAGAAAATTAATTAACAATTTTTAGATATTTAACTGAAAAAGATTGTTGGAGGATATTTTTCATCAAAGTATATATTCCTATTAATATAGAAGGATGTAGAAAAAATATAATCACAAAAACGCCTTTTATCGTTGTTTTTAGGATGAAGCAAACATCCACCGTTAACTCTATCCTTTTCCAACCTTCTAATTAGTCCCTATCCCATTGGTCTTTCCTAGCTAGGGACGCCATGGCCAATGGAAATGCGCCTTTAATTTGCTGTGTTTTGTGAAGCTATGTTCTAGGCTTGAAACATGTATAactgtatttttattttattttcctttaGAACTATAGTTCTCCTTAATTCcttaatggtgggaagaatactCTCACGCCTCCATCGGTTTTACTGGTTTGTTAGtacaatttttaaaaaataatatagcagaaattttatttatttgtttctcGAGGCTAAGTGCTTCACAATTTCGCACGTGCAATATAACTTTTTTTCACAATTCTGCACGTGCAATAATAACCTTCTGAGTAACCATCGTTTTGACTGGTCTGCTAGTACGAAAAATAAAATGTCCATAAATTTCCTAGtgcaaaaaaaagagaaaaaactgAAAGGTTGGCTTTAGCTGTCTAGTACAGCACTGTTTACAGAGTAATAATTAATAAGCATAATTTTCACCAGCTGTATCACCACCTTTCAGGGGTGATGTCATCGTGCTCATATTCACCAAGGAGTTAATgttacacacacaaaaaaaagcaGAAAATTCAAATTTCTAGGGTTTATTTGTTTGATTAATATaactaggtgaattccccgcgcgttgctgcgggattttcttaaaaataaatcattatatacataacattactatatggtatttcagtctattatgtatgtatacatatgaatttgacttgcatgtattttattatattagatctagtaaaagataatagaacaaaaactaatatttggttacattatagaggaattaattgatgatgaaacaaatagtgtagtacatgacttgtatgttaatagatgacatggtcattttttgtaattaatgtggggtgacatggacttagtggggaatgatgtggacaccttgcatgaagagatagaatatttagtgggtcactcggtggagaatgatgtggacactttgcatgaagagagaattcatctaatgaggtttagctttataaaagttatagatatTAACTAGTTACCGGTCTGAGCTAAAAAGCAGTCTAAATTGGCTATCAACTAGTAAGACTTGACTTAAAAAAAATAGCTAACATTAGCTCTAGTGCATCTAAAcacaaaaaatatgaaaatatagaaaaaagacGTGGTTGTAATACTGGAGGCTGGCGAAACATATGAAAATATTTGTGTACTTGCTAGTACGAAAATTTAAAATGACCATTTAAACCATGAAACGGTAGCTATCTAGTACTGTTTATAAAAGCATAATTGCACCCATCTGTTTTAGTTGGATCACATCGCGCTCGTGTTCTAGTTATTAATGCCGAAAAAGGTACAAAGGTCAAATATACATCTGATCTCCACACAAACATGCATGTAGCCCTTTTATCATTTTATAAACGTGCACGCCAAAAGTTTTAACATCAAAACTAGGTTTTAATAAGAATGGTTCACGGCGTTTTATTTTGCAAGGTAATGGCATGACAATTTTCATGCATCACAAATTGTTCAAGGAGAGTGTTTGTTTTTTCATTTGTTCTCAAACAT is part of the Sorghum bicolor cultivar BTx623 chromosome 10, Sorghum_bicolor_NCBIv3, whole genome shotgun sequence genome and harbors:
- the LOC8068417 gene encoding GDP-mannose 4,6 dehydratase 1 — its product is MAHSNGAAATATAAGDGETAPVPRSLAPARKVALITGITGQDGSYLTELLLSKGYEVHGLIRRSSNFNTQRLDHIYHDPHAVPSSPRPPMRLHYADLSDSSSLRRALDAIAPDEVYNLAAQSHVAVSFEVPDYTADVTATGALRLLEAVRLSRKPIRYYQAGSSEMFGSTPPPQSEDTPFHPRSPYAAAKVAAHWYTVNYREAYGIFACNGVLFNHESPRRGENFVTRKITRAVGRIKVGLQTKVFLGNLSAARDWGFAGDYVEAMWLMLQQDQPADYVVATEESHTVEEFLQAAFGYAGLNWKDHVVIDKKYFRPAEVDSLKGDSTKARKVLKWKPKVGFQQLVEMMVDHDIELAKKEKVLVDAGYRDPKQQP